One window of the Cryptomeria japonica chromosome 7, Sugi_1.0, whole genome shotgun sequence genome contains the following:
- the LOC131051585 gene encoding probable glutathione S-transferase → MEQVKVITTLVSHFGVRVLIGLEEKGVKYECQEEDLLTKKSDLLLELNPVHKKVPVLIHNGKPICESLVILQYIDETWDSKKLLPSDPYDRALARFWADFADKFYDPGSRIVKSKGEAQEQAKRDMLERLQLLEGALREMSAGGTLPFFSGKDFGFLDIAFIPYASRFHSYEIIGNFKIPFETEYPLLNAWIKRCMERDSVKKVLPSPDQVLEFSLQVRRNFLVN, encoded by the exons ATGGAGCAAGTGAAGGTAATCACCACATTGGTTAGTCACTTTGGCGTGCGCGTTTTGATTGGTCTGGAAGAAAAAGGCGTGAAATATGAATGCCAAGAAGAGGACCTGCTAACGAAGAAGAGCGACCTCCTCCTAGAATTGAATCCTGTGCACAAGAAAGTACCAGTCCTCATCCACAATGGCAAGCCTATATGCGAATCTCTTGTAATTCTTCAGTACATTGACGAGACTTGGGATTCCAAGAAGCTTTTACCCTCTGACCCATATGACCGTGCCCTTGCCCGCTTCTGGGCCGATTTCGCAGATAAG TTTTATGACCCGGGATCTCGTATAGTGAAGTCAAAAGGTGAGGCTCAGGAGCAGGCCAAGCGTGACATGTTGGAGAGACTTCAACTTTTAGAAGGTGCATTGAGAGAGATGTCGGCAGGGGGAACCCTACCATTCTTCAGTGGAAAGGATTTTGGGTTCTTAGATATTGCCTTCATTCCCTATGCTTCTCGGTTCCATTCTTATGAAATTATTGGGAATTTCAAGATACCGTTTGAGACTGAATATCCGTTGCTAAATGCGTGGATAAAGAGATGTATGGAGAGGGACAGTGTAAAGAAAGTCCTTCCCTCTCCTGATCAGGTTTTGGAGTTTTCATTACAAGTTAGAAGGAATTTTTTGGTCAATTGA
- the LOC131051537 gene encoding glutathione S-transferase U19 — protein sequence MDQVKVLNTWISPFGMRVLIGLEEKGVKYEYQEEVLSNKSELLLQMNPVHKKIPVLIHNGRPVCESLIILQYIDEAWGSMQFLPSKPYDRALARFWADFTDKKFYDAGARIIKSKGEAQEQAKRDLLESFQLLEGTFEEMLAGGSLAFFGGKDFGFLDIAFIPFASWFHTYESGRNFKIPLESEYPLLDAWVKKCMERDSVKKALPSPDKVLEYAMQMRKRILGD from the exons ATGGATCAGGTGAAGGTACTCAACACATGGATCAGTCCCTTTGGAATGCGTGTTTTGATTGGTCTGGAGGAGAAAGGTGTGAAATATGAATATCAAGAAGAGGTGCTCTCCAATAAGAGTGAACTCCTCCTTCAAATGAATCCCGTGCACAAGAAAATCCCTGTTCTCATCCACAATGGTCGACCTGTATGCGAGTCTCTTATAATTCTTCAGTACATTGATGAGGCTTGGGGTTCCATGCAATTTCTACCCTCCAAGCCATATGATCGTGCCCTTGCCCGCTTCTGGGCAGATTTCACAGATAAGAAG TTTTATGACGCGGGAGCTCGTATAATTAAGTCTAAAGGCGAGGCTCAAGAGCAGGCCAAGCGTGACTTGTTGGAAAGCTTTCAACTTTTAGAAGGCACATTTGAAGAGATGTTAGCAGGGGGATCCCTGGCTTTCTTCGGTGGAAAGGATTTTGGGTTCCTCGATATTGCATTCATTCCCTTTGCTTCATGGTTTCATACTTATGAATCTGGTAGGAATTTCAAGATACCGTTGGAGAGTGAGTATCCGTTGCTTGATGCGTGGGTTAAGAAATGTATGGAGAGGGACAGTGTCAAGAAAGCCCTTCCCTCTCCGGATAAGGTTTTGGAATATGCAATGCAAATGAGGAAGAGGATTTTGGGTGACTAG